The Candidatus Methanoperedens sp. nucleotide sequence CGGATTAAGCGTTACCTCGCTGTAGCTCGGATAAAGGCTGAGTATCTGGCTTTTCTCAAGACCTTTATTGACCGTGACCTCAAGTCTCTGGGACACGCTTCTATCATCTCCACTAACAGCACCCACGAGTACAGGGTATATCCCGTCGCTGGCATTCGGGGAAGGTTTGACTTTCACCTTGAAATTCTGCTCACCTTTGGCAGGCAATTCAAGGGTAGTAAGCGTCACTTTATCATCTGTATCTGAGAGAAACACAACATTCCAGCCTTCTGGCTTGTTCAATGTCTTTAGATTCAGCAAGAGCTGCTGGTCAAACCTGTTTTTCAGGGATACGGTAAAATCCGCCGTATTCTCAGGGCGAACCGCAAGACCGGCTATGCTTGAATGCATCTCAAGATACGCGCTCAACGCCAGTGTCGGATCGAGATCAGGATTGATGCTGACACTCAGCGGCAGTGAAATGATCTGGCTGCCGCTTTCCATAGATGCCCCTATCAGGACTTCGTAATCTCCTTCGCTGGTATTGACAGGGGGTTGGGCTATGACATCAAAATCCTGCGTGCTTTGTGCGGGGATACTCAGCTTTGTAATCCTTGCGCCATCTGAGGAGAGCATGTCCACGCCCCATTCGTTTGGCTTTGTGAGCACTGAGAGCTTTACGGTGGCCCTGCTGTCGTATTTATTCTCTATGGTGATACTGAACTTAACGGGTAAGCCGGGATGGGTCTTTCTGCCTGGAATGCTTGAATATATATCGAGATTAGGCATAGCATTTCTGTCCACAGTTGCCACGAACTCGCGATATATCAATTCATAATTAGTTACATCCTCACCATAGGGTTGTAAACCTATCCTTATCAAATAGGCTCCATCGCTGGTATTAACCGGCACCCGAAGTCTTAAGACAATTTGCTTTGAATCGGTTGAATCGGATGGGAAGGTTATCTGGCTGACCTGATTATTGTCTGCGTAAAAACCTGCAAGCCAGTTGTCAGGTTTTTTGTCTATGAAGAGCTTGACAGAGACGCTTTTGGTGGTGTTGTATACCTTTTGCAGAGTAGTGGTGAATTCGACTGTGTCGCCTGGACGAACAACTTTGCCGGTTAAGTCCGTGATGGCTGTGATCTGGGAAAATTCAGCACTGGCTAAAGGTATAATAAATATGAGTATAGTTATAACGCCGAGGAGTCTTAAGATTCTATTCATGTACTGATGTCCTTCCTGAGGAATGCAATGAAAGCTGTTATAAGCAAGATAACTGGAGTTACGATTATCACGGTTAAATTCATCCAGAACTCACTGAACCACTGGGAAAGGGTAAAGCGGGTGTCTAATATTCCTTTTATTGCACTTGGTTCAGGTCCAATACCTCCCCATCCAACGTAACCCTGACCCGTTATAGTTTCAGCATAGTGGTAGAGAGGCGATATATTTGCGAGGTTCAGTGCGAGTTCAAAGGAAGCACTACCTGTTCTGATTGGTTGGCCTGTAAAAATGATTGCAAGCCCAGCGACAATTGTACCGAATACAGCACATAAACCCAGCCAGATTACAACGTTGTAGACCAGCGAATCTGTTGCTTCTTTTACTACGATAGAGAGAAGAACACTGATTCCCAGAAAGATGAGACTGTAGAAGAATGTTATTGTGATGAATAAAAATAACCTGCTCATTTCTATTTCGCTTATAGTGCCACCCAGGATGAGAAGCAAACTACTAATAGATACAACCGTAGAAATACCCAGAACAAAGGCTAATGTTATCATTGCTCCGAGAAATTTACCGATAATAATGTTATCCCTGAATACAGGATGCGTTAATAGAACGTTTAAAGATCCAGACTTTTGTTCTTTAACTATCGCATCAAACCCAAGAGCAATACCTATTAAAGGGGAAAAATAACCTATTATCAGGGCTACTCCTGAAAATCCAGCCATGAGCAAAGTACTTCCATTTGTAAAACTCCCGGCTTCCAGTCCCTTCTCATAGCTAAAGCTGAAGATAATAAGCGTGAAAGTAATTAGCAGAACTAAGAACACAGGACTAAAGATATTGTCTGCAAATTCTTTCTGAGCAATAACGATCGAATTTTTAAAACTTATTTTCATATCCATCACCAGGTTATATCCTGACGCAGGAACGCTATGAATGACGCGATAAATAGAATAATTGGTAAAGCGATAAGAACTACAAGGTTTTCCCAGTATTCTTCTATCCATTTATCCAGAGAACTGCCTGTATCGAAAATTCCTAGGCTTAATTTGCTTGTCCCAACATTTACGCTGCCCCAACTAAAATCGGGTGCACCCTTAACAGTTTCAGCATAGTGGTGTAGTGGTGTAAATTGTTGCAGGTTTGCATTGAGTTCAAGTCTTGG carries:
- a CDS encoding ABC transporter permease, with product MKISFKNSIVIAQKEFADNIFSPVFLVLLITFTLIIFSFSYEKGLEAGSFTNGSTLLMAGFSGVALIIGYFSPLIGIALGFDAIVKEQKSGSLNVLLTHPVFRDNIIIGKFLGAMITLAFVLGISTVVSISSLLLILGGTISEIEMSRLFLFITITFFYSLIFLGISVLLSIVVKEATDSLVYNVVIWLGLCAVFGTIVAGLAIIFTGQPIRTGSASFELALNLANISPLYHYAETITGQGYVGWGGIGPEPSAIKGILDTRFTLSQWFSEFWMNLTVIIVTPVILLITAFIAFLRKDIST